The Rhodothermales bacterium genome includes a region encoding these proteins:
- the coaE gene encoding dephospho-CoA kinase (Dephospho-CoA kinase (CoaE) performs the final step in coenzyme A biosynthesis.) codes for MKTIGVTGGIGSGKTTVCRMLETMGAEVFYADAEAKRLMNEDPALRAGLIAAFGAETFMEDGRLDRAYLARQVFGDEERLATLNGLVHPRVREALVARKAEAAQRGAPLLVYEAALIYETGGDAYVDAVAVVHAPERARLERVAARDGVDEGQIRARMQHQLPPATLRRRADILIENDGDLEDLRRQAEALFRRMTDPT; via the coding sequence ATGAAAACCATTGGCGTCACCGGCGGAATCGGAAGCGGCAAAACGACCGTTTGCCGCATGCTCGAAACGATGGGCGCGGAGGTGTTTTATGCGGATGCCGAAGCGAAACGGCTGATGAACGAGGATCCGGCGCTCCGGGCGGGGCTCATCGCCGCCTTCGGGGCGGAAACGTTCATGGAGGACGGACGGCTCGACCGGGCGTATCTGGCGCGCCAGGTTTTTGGCGACGAGGAGCGGCTGGCGACGTTAAACGGACTGGTGCATCCCCGGGTACGGGAGGCCCTGGTTGCGCGGAAGGCGGAGGCGGCCCAGCGTGGGGCGCCGTTGCTGGTTTACGAGGCCGCGCTGATTTACGAGACGGGGGGTGACGCGTACGTCGATGCGGTTGCCGTCGTGCATGCGCCGGAGCGGGCGCGCCTGGAGCGCGTGGCGGCGAGGGACGGCGTGGATGAGGGGCAGATCCGCGCGCGGATGCAGCACCAGCTGCCGCCGGCGACGTTGCGCCGGCGCGCCGATATCCTGATCGAGAACGATGGGGATCTGGAGGACCTGCGCCGGCAGGCCGAGGCATTATTTCGCCGGATGACGGACCCAACGTAA
- a CDS encoding 6-carboxytetrahydropterin synthase: MPIVYVTRTVHFNAAHRLHNPDRSDEWNRRVFGKCNNPNWHGHNYTMEVTVAGEPDPETGYVIDLGALKQIVEDKILSKVDHANLNLDVDFMRGQLASTENFVVAIWRELEGALPAGRLHCIRLHETDRNMAEYRGE; the protein is encoded by the coding sequence ATGCCGATCGTTTATGTGACCCGCACCGTCCATTTTAACGCGGCGCACCGGCTACACAATCCGGATCGTTCCGACGAATGGAATCGCCGGGTCTTCGGGAAGTGCAACAACCCGAACTGGCATGGGCACAACTATACGATGGAAGTGACCGTGGCCGGCGAACCCGATCCGGAGACCGGCTACGTCATCGACCTGGGCGCGTTGAAGCAGATCGTCGAGGACAAAATCCTCTCGAAAGTCGATCACGCCAACCTGAACCTCGACGTGGATTTTATGCGGGGCCAGCTTGCCTCGACCGAGAACTTCGTCGTCGCGATCTGGCGGGAGCTCGAAGGCGCCCTGCCGGCGGGACGGTTGCATTGCATACGGCTCCACGAAACCGACCGCAACATGGCCGAATATCGGGGGGAGTAG
- a CDS encoding Lrp/AsnC family transcriptional regulator, with protein sequence MDRIDEIDVKILSLLQAQGRMKRNRIAEEVGLSVPSVSERMRKLEERGVITGYYAVVNAKRLHIDITAFIRVRVENSDGYPDFVRRASEMSEVQEVHSITGEGSHILKIRTRNTTTLEQLLARIQSWPSVQGTSTSIVLSTYKETRAIEVGPTELFAGEGT encoded by the coding sequence ATGGACAGAATAGATGAGATCGATGTAAAAATCCTTTCGCTGCTCCAGGCGCAGGGGCGGATGAAGCGAAATCGCATCGCGGAAGAAGTCGGGCTCTCGGTCCCGTCCGTGAGCGAACGCATGCGGAAGCTCGAGGAACGGGGCGTGATCACCGGCTACTACGCGGTGGTCAATGCCAAGCGGCTGCATATCGATATTACCGCCTTCATCCGCGTGCGCGTCGAAAATTCGGATGGCTATCCGGATTTCGTGCGGCGCGCGTCCGAGATGTCCGAAGTGCAGGAAGTGCACTCGATCACGGGCGAAGGATCGCACATCCTCAAAATACGAACACGCAACACGACGACGCTCGAACAACTCCTGGCCCGGATCCAATCGTGGCCGAGTGTGCAGGGGACGTCGACAAGCATCGTGCTCAGCACCTACAAGGAGACCCGGGCGATAGAGGTCGGGCCCACCGAACTCTTCGCCGGCGAAGGCACCTGA
- a CDS encoding SDR family oxidoreductase, protein MPTVLITGASQGIGAAIALAFAGEPDTRLALVARHAGNLDAVVRRCTAAGAEAAAFVCDVTNDEAVEAMAASVQSAWGAPDVVVNNAGVFTPGTIQETTAERFRHQVEVNLTSAFLVTRAFLDPMLQRGSGHFFFMASVASIRAYPAGAAYCAAKHGLLGLARSVREETRQHGLRVTALLPGATFTPSWEGVDLPETRFMPAEDIARALLDVYRLSDRTVVEELILRPQLGDL, encoded by the coding sequence ATGCCGACCGTCCTCATCACCGGCGCCAGCCAGGGTATCGGCGCGGCGATCGCGCTCGCCTTCGCCGGCGAACCGGATACCCGTCTCGCGCTCGTCGCCCGCCACGCCGGCAACCTCGATGCGGTGGTGCGCCGATGCACCGCCGCCGGCGCCGAAGCCGCGGCCTTTGTCTGCGACGTCACGAACGACGAAGCGGTGGAGGCGATGGCCGCCTCCGTGCAGTCCGCCTGGGGCGCCCCGGACGTGGTCGTGAACAACGCCGGCGTTTTTACCCCCGGGACCATCCAGGAGACCACCGCCGAGCGCTTCCGCCACCAGGTCGAGGTCAACCTGACCAGCGCGTTCCTGGTGACGCGCGCCTTCCTCGACCCGATGCTGCAACGTGGCAGCGGCCATTTCTTTTTTATGGCCTCCGTCGCGTCCATCCGGGCCTATCCCGCCGGCGCCGCCTACTGCGCGGCCAAACACGGCCTGCTCGGGCTGGCCCGCAGCGTGCGGGAAGAAACGCGCCAGCACGGACTGCGCGTTACGGCGCTCCTCCCCGGCGCAACCTTCACCCCGAGCTGGGAGGGGGTAGACCTGCCGGAAACGCGCTTCATGCCGGCGGAAGACATCGCCCGGGCCCTGCTCGACGTCTACCGGCTCAGCGACCGGACCGTCGTGGAGGAACTGATCCTGCGCCCCCAGCTCGGAGATCTCTAG
- a CDS encoding cation transporter encodes MSTKTETLKINGMSCGHCVKSVTQALTQTEGVKVERVEIGLAEISYDPDKVAHDAIVQAIDDVGFEVVKF; translated from the coding sequence ATGAGTACCAAAACCGAAACCCTGAAGATAAACGGCATGAGCTGCGGCCATTGCGTCAAGTCCGTCACCCAGGCCCTCACCCAGACCGAAGGCGTGAAGGTCGAACGGGTCGAGATCGGCCTCGCCGAGATCAGCTACGACCCCGACAAGGTGGCGCACGACGCCATCGTTCAGGCCATCGACGACGTGGGCTTCGAAGTCGTCAAGTTTTGA
- a CDS encoding histidine triad nucleotide-binding protein produces the protein MSEKTLFEKIADREIPATIVYEDEHSFAFRDIHPQAPTHILIVPRKPIPSLDHLDAADEALVGHLFTVARQLAAEEGLVDGYRTVFNCGPGAGQTVFHLHLHLLGGRPLTWPPG, from the coding sequence ATGTCTGAAAAAACCCTGTTCGAGAAGATCGCCGACCGGGAGATTCCCGCGACGATCGTGTATGAGGACGAGCACAGCTTTGCCTTTCGCGACATCCATCCGCAGGCGCCCACCCACATCCTGATCGTCCCCCGAAAACCGATTCCGAGCCTCGACCACCTCGACGCGGCCGACGAGGCGCTCGTGGGGCATCTGTTCACGGTGGCCCGCCAGCTCGCCGCCGAGGAAGGGCTCGTCGACGGCTACCGCACGGTCTTCAACTGCGGACCGGGCGCCGGCCAGACGGTGTTTCATCTCCACCTCCATCTCCTCGGCGGTCGCCCGTTGACCTGGCCCCCGGGGTGA
- a CDS encoding glutamine synthetase beta-grasp domain-containing protein, which yields MSTKYKLEYIWLDGYKPEPNLRSKTKIVTLSKPPTLKDCPEWGFDGSSTEQAEGRSSDCLLKPVKIVPDSERVNGYLVLAEVLNADGTPHATNMRAAFDDDPDLWLGYEQEYVLMLDGKPLGFPADGFPGPQGPYYCGVGAGKVAGREIVEEHLDVCLNAGLEVTGINAEVLLGQWEYQIFGKGAKEAADSVQLTRYLLIRTAEKYGVTVELHPKPIKGDWNGSGMHTNFSTTRIREKGGEKYVSALMEQFKATHKEHIAVYGSSNDQRLTGKHETQSIKKFSFGASDRGASIRIPVAMIQNNWKGYLEDRRPASNADPYRVAARLIETIKQAK from the coding sequence ATGAGCACCAAGTATAAGCTCGAGTACATCTGGCTGGACGGGTACAAACCCGAGCCGAATCTCCGCAGCAAAACGAAAATCGTCACCCTGAGCAAGCCGCCGACGCTCAAGGATTGCCCGGAATGGGGCTTCGATGGCAGCTCCACGGAGCAGGCGGAAGGCCGCTCGTCGGATTGCCTGCTCAAGCCGGTCAAGATCGTTCCGGATTCCGAGCGCGTAAACGGCTACCTCGTGCTTGCCGAAGTGCTCAACGCCGACGGCACGCCCCATGCCACGAACATGCGCGCCGCGTTCGACGACGACCCGGACCTCTGGCTCGGCTACGAACAGGAATACGTGCTGATGCTCGATGGCAAGCCCCTCGGCTTCCCGGCCGATGGCTTCCCCGGCCCGCAGGGCCCCTACTACTGCGGCGTCGGCGCCGGCAAGGTCGCCGGCCGCGAGATCGTCGAGGAGCATCTGGATGTCTGCCTCAACGCCGGCCTCGAAGTGACGGGCATCAACGCCGAGGTGCTGCTCGGTCAGTGGGAATACCAGATTTTTGGCAAAGGCGCCAAGGAAGCGGCCGACAGCGTACAGCTGACCCGCTACCTCCTGATCCGCACGGCCGAGAAATACGGCGTTACCGTCGAACTGCATCCGAAGCCGATCAAGGGCGACTGGAACGGCAGCGGCATGCACACCAACTTCTCCACCACGCGCATCCGCGAGAAAGGAGGCGAGAAGTATGTCAGCGCCCTGATGGAACAGTTCAAGGCCACCCACAAGGAGCACATCGCCGTCTACGGTTCGAGCAACGACCAGCGCCTCACCGGCAAGCACGAAACCCAGAGCATCAAGAAGTTCAGCTTTGGCGCCAGTGACCGCGGGGCTTCGATCCGTATCCCGGTGGCCATGATCCAGAACAACTGGAAGGGCTATCTGGAAGATCGCCGGCCGGCCTCGAATGCCGACCCGTACCGCGTGGCGGCCCGCCTGATCGAAACGATCAAACAGGCCAAGTAA
- the folE gene encoding GTP cyclohydrolase I FolE yields MAHATMEKLYIREDRYDAEVTGEIAGHVTGILDKLGENPGREGLAKTPERVAKAYQFLTQGYAMDPHAILTAALFEEDYSEMILVKDIEVYSLCEHHMLPFFGKAHIAYIPNGKIVGLSKLPRVVDVFARRLQVQERLTLQIRDAIDEVLNPLGVAVVIEAQHLCMMMRGAEKQNSTTTTSAVSGEFHRDATRTEFMRLIGAR; encoded by the coding sequence ATGGCCCATGCGACCATGGAGAAGCTCTATATCCGCGAGGATCGATACGATGCGGAGGTGACCGGCGAAATTGCCGGGCACGTCACCGGCATTCTCGATAAACTGGGTGAAAATCCGGGCCGCGAAGGCCTCGCCAAGACGCCGGAACGCGTAGCCAAGGCCTACCAGTTTCTGACGCAGGGGTACGCGATGGACCCGCATGCCATCCTCACGGCGGCCCTGTTCGAAGAGGATTACAGCGAGATGATCCTGGTGAAGGATATCGAGGTATATTCGCTGTGCGAGCATCACATGCTGCCCTTCTTCGGCAAGGCGCACATCGCGTACATCCCCAACGGGAAGATCGTGGGCCTGAGCAAGCTCCCGCGTGTCGTTGATGTGTTCGCCCGCCGGCTCCAGGTCCAGGAACGGCTTACCCTCCAGATCCGCGACGCGATCGACGAAGTGCTGAACCCGCTGGGCGTGGCCGTCGTCATCGAAGCGCAGCACCTGTGCATGATGATGCGCGGCGCGGAAAAACAGAACTCCACCACTACGACGAGCGCCGTGAGCGGAGAATTTCATCGGGATGCGACGCGCACCGAGTTCATGCGCCTGATCGGGGCCCGCTGA